GTCCGGACAGGACACCGAATGTACCTTAAGGACGTCATCATCTCTATTTGTCGGCCCCAGTCGTTGACCGTGGAATGGCGGTGGTCACCCCCTCAAGACACTTATTCCTCCGTCCTCGACATGGCGCTCTTCCAAGGCAAGCTCTACGTCCTCACCAGAAATCATTTTAACGTGCACCCTCTACGTCTTTACGCCATGGACATCGTCGGCGACAACCATGTCAGAGTCCAATGCATGCTCACCACGCCAAAAGATGGTGCGGACGCATGGTATAAGACTGGCACCCCCTGCCACTACCTGGTTGCGTCCGGTGATCGGTTGTTGATGGCGAAACAAAAGAGGACTGGGATCGAGGTCTTCGAGGCAGCAGGCCTGAGCAGCGGCCAAGGAAGCTGGAGAAAGGTCCATACACTGATGGGACGGGCTCTCTTCCTCAGCGAAGGCTGCTCCGAGTCCCTCCCAGCCGGCGGCAATCAACACGCCGGAGCTCAAGAAGACTGCATCTACTTTATGAGTGAACGTGTGGCTTACGATGGCAGGACGAGGGAATGCCGCTCCGGCGTGTACGACATGAGAGATGGAACTGTCTCGCCCTTGCCGTTTGAGACAACGGCTGCACGTGAAGGTCCATTCACTGCCACTTGGTTTTTTCCTGCGGATACATGAGACTCTAGTCAAGATGCATTGGTACAAGTTCATGCGGATGCATAACCCTCAACTTCGTTCCAGTTTTTACCTCCTATTTTGGTATCGTTTACACTAGATTTTCATTCCCCATTCACAAAAGCTTTGCCTGTTTCACCTCTTTTTACTATTTTATTTTAGAACGATATGCCAGGTGGGCCTTTTGAAAATGTGTTGTATGGATCAGCATAATCGTTCTCCGGGTTAGCATATCCTGGCGCATGTGCTAGGAGTGAGAGGCATGTCGAGGGGGCTGCTGGGAGGAGGGAGGGATGGCTCCTTCTCTCGTGGCAGTTCAAGCCTTGTGCAGAGTTTCCCTTTTATTTCATTTCTAGTTGCTTGTAGAAAGACATTATGGTTTCTTTTAGTGGAAATCGGAGAGGGAGCTTTCTTTATGAAAAAAATCTGCCAGGTGGGTACTGCCTGTCAGATGACTTAGCCAGACCCGGTTTTCTTATGGTCGTCAAATGTGCATACCTACCATCGCTTCACCCAATTGGTTAAGCAGTAACCATTTGCCCAATTGATCCCGCCCATCTAGGCCTGTTTGGTATGGTAGGTTGCATTATTTTTCAGCTATTTGCATTTGTGACTAAGTTGGGCCTAACTGAGTGAATGCAGGCCAAAAATCATGTCCTGCACATAGTTTGATAGCCTGCATTGCACCATTGAGCAGTTTGATGCCTGACGTTTGGTTGGCGACAGTTCTGGGTTATAGCTGTCACCGTGAAAAACATGGTGTTTGGTTGTGCACAACTTATGCTATGGTCACCCTTTCTCACTAGCGATGATCTTACCATACATTACACTACATACGCACTATATGAAATAAACATTGTTTGAGTCCTAACAATTAAACAAGTAGCAGCTCATCCTGACTACTAACAATTGTAGTACAAATTAACAGTCTTGGGGCTCAATAGAGGAAAGTTCATAGATGCTGAATTATTGGGAGGTTCATCTTTTGTTGATGTTGTTGCTATTGCTTCTACTGCCGCTTTTTTCTTTAGATCCTTGTGTTACCTCTATTTGTCCATATCGCTTTAGCCCACTTCAACCTTTTGATCTTTCAAGTTTCATTGCCATATGTCTCCACACCATGTCCAGAGTCACGATCATCATCAGTCTCACATCCTCCTTCTCCGGCACAAACTCATCACAGCCCCACTTTAGGGTCCAGTTATGAAGAATGCAACATGCAAAAACAAGCCTAACATGTGTGGGGCAAGGGTGGAATGGCTTCTGATCCAGGATCTTAAATCTGTCAGATCTTCAAATGTCGTCTCAACCGTAACTCTAAGGACTAAGATTGAACAATTCTCGTGCAGTCCTAATATAGTTCCTAGAAGAGAACTCGTTCAGATGGTACCTAGTTTTTCTGAAGGGTGAAAGAACACCAGGCCGACATGCATCAGGTTACTGTCAGCAAGAATGTTGGTATCTTAGGATGATCCTTTCGAACCAGCTAACACATATGTGAATTTCATATCGAAGTCAACGACAACAAGCACATTATGCTTGTGTAATGCTTTCTACCCATATATGTTGCAGCCCGTGACCTCGGGACTCTAGCAATCACATTAGTACCACCTATTGCTGATACAATCATGTGAGGGCACGAAGATATATTGTTACGGCTGTATGACAATATTACAAGCATGTTATGGCATGAACTACAGGTAGTGCTCACCTTGAAATACAGATACTATCTTGGGCTCATGTGAATCTTGTCAGAAGTTTACCCAGTTGGTGTCGTGGTCATTTCTTCTCTGAGCTCCCCAATAGCATATAAGATTTGATTGAAATACCTGGAAATGGTCTCCATGAATCTCCTGGATGAGTTGTGAATCACTTTGGATATATGATTATGGCTTACAACATGAAGGAACATGGCAACTTGCTCCTCCATAGAGGTGTTGGTGCTATCTTGTAGCAGCCCCTTGTTCCCAAACATCTCCGTGAGCTTGGGAAAAGGTGCTCTTAGCATTCAAAGCATGTTCACTGCCTCTACGGCATTGCATTTGTAGATGTAGTTCAGATTTATCATCCTCTCCCTATCTCGGATTAATAGTGGCCATAATGGATGACACGGTTATCACTCCGTGGAACAACTCTTTGTGGACCAACATGACCCAGGCCTGAATCACACTACGAGTGTTGTTGCCTGAACAAACAGCTTCATTCATTCGTTCATAACTACCTAATGGCGACATCAACAGTGCGGTAAGCAATGGCGAAATTAAAACTTCATCCGTTCACGTCAAGATACTAGTTCAACCGTCCACGACATTGTGCTATTCCAAGACAAGCCCTACGTCCTCACCGCAATGTTTGTTCGTGTGTACCCTTTACGTCTTTACGCCATGGACATCATCGTCGACAACCATGTCAGTGTCCAATGCATGTTCACCAAAGATGGCGTGAACGGATAGAATGTTGGCGATCTTCACCACTACCTGGTTGTGTACGGCAATAAATTGTTGATGGTGAAACGGAAGTCGTGTGGCTCTTTACCGTGCTCCTGGCCGGGTGATCATGCCGACTTGGTTCGAGGTCTTCGAGGTAGCTGACTTGGGCAGTGGCGGAGGATGCTGGAGAAAGGTCAATACACTCATGCGATGGGCTCTCTTCCTCAGAGAAGGCTGCTCAACAAGACTGTATCTACTATCTGAACTAACGTGATCATTTTGATGCAAGGACGAAGGTCATCTACTCTGAGGTGTACGACATGAGAGGTGGAAGTTTCTCTCCCTTGCCGTTTCGGACAGTCGCGGCATGTGAAGGTTCAGTAACTGCAACTTAGTTTTTCCTGCATTGGTACAAGTTCAGGTTGatgcatctctagcagacccttTATAAGTTAATTCTTAAAAACGCGTATAAGAGGCACTGTAAACCATTTTTACGGTAAGAGATTGCCCTGGGCAGAGCAGATCCCGTAAATAAAATTGTATCCCACTATAGCCCATATTgtctttctttttttcctttttcctccgGCCCCAGCAGAGCGCGTCTCCGGCCAAGGCATCCCTCGCCCCGGTGCCGCCCGCTCCTGGCCACACGTGCAGTGGAGGAGCCTTGCGCCACCCGCCCCGACCGCGCGCTTCCTAGCGTGCCTGCCCGTCCCCGATTGAGCCCGGCACCGCCCATCGCCGCGCGAGCTCcccggcacccccccccccccccttcttaGGCGGCGCCCCGCCCTGATTCGAGCCGCCGATGGCCTGCTCCACCCTGCCCGTGGACGGCCTCACCTCGGCAGGGAGGTCGAGCCGGCCACAACTCGGACCGGCGGCGGCAAATCCTGGCGTGCGGCGACTTCTTCAGATGTGCAGCGACGGATTCCGATGAATTCCGGGTAGATTCCGGCTAGTTCCGCAGTAGCGCTTCTGCTCCGACGAGTTTGGCCGGTTTACGGGTTAAACTGTATACTATCTTTGAAACTATACATATATGATGTGGAAATCATGTAAGCGTTTCTACTCTGCGAAAGAGCCGCACCTAATCGTCAAGGTGTTTAGGTTTTTTTTTTCTCAACAACCAATACACTGAGATCCAAACAAACACATGTGCTAAGTATCGTACAGTTACATGTTTGTACTTGTTACACAATGTTGTCTAGCAGATCCCAAATTATAAAGGTTCTGTTTTTACAGTTTCTAACTTTACACAGAACCTCTAGGGTCTACCAAATTTTATAGAAGAAGCTACAACACGGTTTTAAAGGCTCGTTTTTTAAGGAATCTGCTAGAGTTACTATAAATACTAGTGGTATTATACATATACTAAACTGCCAGGTTTAGTTTACCAGGTTTTTTTGACTTTTTTCTATCAGTGAAATTTGGGCCAATGA
The Aegilops tauschii subsp. strangulata cultivar AL8/78 chromosome 3, Aet v6.0, whole genome shotgun sequence genome window above contains:
- the LOC141042684 gene encoding uncharacterized protein — translated: MEALAPPSHCRRRRPWQDLPSELLGLVLQRVPSHADRARSAARGAPPRLQPALPALLPWLALRDGSFLSLPDGEVHRRILILEDDVAHRVSTGSTLFLVHRNDGCSLMNPLSRDATAPRCINLNTGPGVLVDTDNIRKVVVMSDHVVAVRTGHRMYLKDVIISICRPQSLTVEWRWSPPQDTYSSVLDMALFQGKLYVLTRNHFNVHPLRLYAMDIVGDNHVRVQCMLTTPKDGADAWYKTGTPCHYLVASGDRLLMAKQKRTGIEVFEAAGLSSGQGSWRKVHTLMGRALFLSEGCSESLPAGGNQHAGAQEDCIYFMSERVAYDGRTRECRSGVYDMRDGTVSPLPFETTAAREGPFTATWFFPADT